In the genome of Opitutia bacterium, one region contains:
- a CDS encoding fumarylacetoacetate hydrolase family protein yields MKIVRHLTPAGPAHAALQPDGSARAITGDLFGEWRVTDEVVAPGKLLAPVAPTTIICLGLNYAKHAAEGKRQAPERPMWFMKLPGAVQNPGDAIRIPTVQASTRVDYEGELAIVLKKPAHNVARADAFDYVLGYTCANDVSARDWQREWGGGQWNHAKSFDTFCPLGPVLVTPDELPNPNTLRIRSVLNGTVMQDATTAEMVFDVPTLIEFLTADKTLPAGTLILSGTPEGVGFARQPPVWLQRGDTIAVEIEGIGTLSNPVA; encoded by the coding sequence GTGAAAATCGTCCGCCACCTCACGCCCGCCGGCCCCGCCCACGCCGCTCTGCAACCCGACGGCTCCGCGCGCGCCATCACCGGCGATCTCTTCGGCGAGTGGCGCGTCACCGACGAAGTCGTCGCGCCGGGCAAGCTCCTCGCGCCGGTCGCGCCGACCACGATCATCTGCCTCGGCCTCAACTACGCCAAGCACGCCGCCGAGGGCAAACGCCAGGCGCCCGAGCGCCCGATGTGGTTCATGAAGCTGCCCGGTGCGGTGCAAAACCCCGGCGACGCCATCCGCATTCCGACCGTGCAGGCGAGCACCCGCGTCGACTACGAGGGCGAACTGGCGATCGTATTGAAAAAACCTGCGCACAACGTCGCACGCGCCGACGCCTTCGACTACGTGCTCGGCTACACCTGCGCCAACGACGTGAGCGCGCGCGACTGGCAACGCGAATGGGGCGGCGGCCAGTGGAACCACGCCAAGAGCTTCGACACTTTCTGCCCGCTCGGCCCGGTGCTCGTCACCCCCGACGAACTGCCCAATCCGAACACACTGCGCATCCGCTCCGTGCTCAACGGCACCGTCATGCAGGATGCGACGACCGCCGAGATGGTTTTCGACGTGCCGACGCTCATCGAGTTTCTCACCGCCGACAAAACGCTGCCCGCCGGCACGCTCATCCTGAGCGGCACACCCGAGGGCGTGGGTTTCGCGCGCCAGCCGCCCGTGTGGCTGCAACGCGGCGACACCATCGCCGTCGAGATCGAAGGCATCGGCACGCTGAGCAATCCCGTCGCCTGA